One window from the genome of Thalassospira xiamenensis M-5 = DSM 17429 encodes:
- a CDS encoding NnrU family protein gives MTWFFVSVAVFMAGHIVPGLLRGAITARIGHTAYIITFSVTSLFLLGWVIYEVRHADFIALWPYEIWQNHVTLTFMLPACILWAAAIIQPCPLSIGRKKGFDPARPGINRLTRHPLLLGMMLWGLGHIVPNGDLVAFMFFGGATVFAIAGFWRMEKIRARHMDVAEYKAILDGTRRFDVAGLAKGALGWRDIGLGILLYVVLLWAHPYVIGVDPSAVIGG, from the coding sequence TTGACATGGTTTTTCGTTTCAGTCGCGGTGTTTATGGCGGGGCATATCGTGCCCGGTCTTCTGCGCGGTGCGATCACGGCAAGGATCGGTCACACGGCATATATTATAACGTTTTCGGTCACGTCGCTGTTCCTGCTGGGGTGGGTCATTTATGAAGTGCGTCATGCGGACTTCATCGCGCTGTGGCCCTACGAAATCTGGCAAAACCATGTGACGCTGACCTTCATGCTGCCTGCCTGTATTTTGTGGGCTGCGGCGATTATTCAACCCTGTCCTTTGTCGATAGGACGAAAAAAGGGCTTTGATCCGGCGCGCCCGGGGATCAACCGTTTGACCCGTCATCCGCTGCTTTTGGGCATGATGTTGTGGGGACTTGGGCATATCGTGCCCAATGGTGATCTGGTGGCTTTCATGTTCTTCGGCGGGGCGACGGTTTTTGCCATTGCCGGGTTCTGGCGGATGGAAAAAATCCGCGCCCGCCACATGGACGTGGCCGAATACAAGGCAATCCTTGACGGGACTCGACGGTTTGACGTCGCGGGGCTTGCCAAAGGCGCGCTTGGCTGGCGCGATATCGGGCTGGGAATTTTGCTGTATGTCGTGCTCCTTTGGGCGCATCCCTATGTCA
- a CDS encoding GcrA family cell cycle regulator, whose amino-acid sequence MSWTPEKIELLTSLWNQGWTTARIGEELGVGKNAVVGKAHRLGLPKRPSPIQRRAEESEPKKAPTPKVQSKGISIFDLGAGMCRWPFGDPGDEDFHFCGKKSVPSKPYCDEHCAAAYLNGKNPREDGPRNVPGRPNAPHMSHGPKK is encoded by the coding sequence ATGAGCTGGACGCCGGAAAAGATTGAACTGCTGACCTCGCTCTGGAATCAGGGCTGGACCACAGCACGCATCGGTGAAGAACTGGGCGTTGGCAAAAACGCCGTCGTTGGCAAGGCACACCGCCTTGGCCTGCCCAAGCGCCCCTCCCCGATCCAGCGCCGCGCCGAAGAGAGCGAGCCGAAAAAGGCACCGACCCCGAAAGTGCAGAGCAAAGGCATCAGCATCTTTGATCTCGGTGCCGGTATGTGCCGCTGGCCGTTCGGTGATCCGGGCGATGAAGACTTCCATTTCTGCGGCAAGAAATCTGTGCCGAGCAAACCTTACTGCGACGAACATTGCGCAGCCGCCTATCTGAACGGCAAAAACCCGCGCGAAGACGGCCCGCGGAATGTTCCGGGTCGCCCGAATGCGCCGCATATGTCGCACGGTCCCAAAAAGTAA